GCAACCTCGGATACCTGCTAAGCCTTCAACTTCATCCAGGCAAACTTCGTCGATTTCTTCAAGATGCTTTGCACACGATAATTTGCATGAATGAAGTGGGCGTCCACCGATTCTAGGACCTTGATAAGACTAGCATGGTAAGGGGCATTAATTCGTAACTGCTTGATTAGGAAATCTTAAAATGATGGTTGATCACATTGATGATTTGTGCGAAGGGTCGTAGTTTCGAGCATTGGCTTCGCTTGGGAGCGAGTCTTTAGGGCAGTCGCCAGGATCGGTCTGGGCGAAGGAGATGGCCTCCTTCTCTTCAACTCCCTACCCAAGGTCGATATGGCCATCGAGGCCATGGAGATGATCAAGAAGCGAGTTGAAGAGGTGTATCCGGGGGTTAGCGTGGGGTCTTACTGGCTAGATCCTAGACAGGGCTTCGAGGTAAACGTCGCACTGATAAGGAGGAGAGTTGAGGAGCACGCTCCATGCGAAGCCTTCTTCTTAGCAGTGGGGGGATTTCGATGGCTGGCTCTGGCCTTGAGCTACGCCGCCTTCGCTGCCCACACGTTGAGCGAGATGCGCAAGATCTACGTCAAGTCTCTAGAGCTACAGTTGGAAGAGGATCTTCACTCCAAGGAGTTATTGAAGCAAATGTTCCCAACACAGGAGGAGAGGACCATTAGGATCCCCTTGCTCCTGAAGCTAGCCGACGTCGATCTAGAGGACCTTCAAATCATGGAGCTAGTGGGTAGAGGGCTCAAGAGGGCTAAGCAATTGGAGGACGAGTTGAGGATGCCGAAAGCAACCATGCAGAGGAAGCTGGTACAGCTGGTTAACAAGGGGCTGCTAGCTTACGAGAAGAGGGGGAGGAGCTATTTGTACTCTTTAACTCCACTGGCTAGAATGCTCGTAAATGGGGGACCACAACCTTAGCGATCGTGAGCTTAAGCGCAGAACTTGTTGTAGAAGCAGTGGTAGCACTTAGCCCTTCCGGGAGTCCTCGGCGGCAACTTCTCCTCCTCCACGTACC
The sequence above is drawn from the Candidatus Nezhaarchaeota archaeon genome and encodes:
- the csa3 gene encoding CRISPR-associated CARF protein Csa3; its protein translation is MRRVVVSSIGFAWERVFRAVARIGLGEGDGLLLFNSLPKVDMAIEAMEMIKKRVEEVYPGVSVGSYWLDPRQGFEVNVALIRRRVEEHAPCEAFFLAVGGFRWLALALSYAAFAAHTLSEMRKIYVKSLELQLEEDLHSKELLKQMFPTQEERTIRIPLLLKLADVDLEDLQIMELVGRGLKRAKQLEDELRMPKATMQRKLVQLVNKGLLAYEKRGRSYLYSLTPLARMLVNGGPQP